A segment of the Bacillus pseudomycoides genome:
ATTTGGAGTGGTACTCCTTTCTGTGTCCCCAAAATCCTTGGTATATTTGAATTGGAAATTATGAAATTGATTCATATGATAAAATTGGATTGCATGTAATTTGGGACATTTCCGTAGAAAATAAAAGACGGAAAATCGAAAAGAGTCTGGATTGTATCAAGATTCTTTTTGTAGAGAGTAGGGTGAATACATGAACGAACAATATTATGATGCGATATTAAATATAAAAACAGTAGGAGAGCAAAAGGGATTCAATAAGTCTCTGCATTATCATCGCTATGAACCAACGCCATATAGCGGGCTAGAAATATTATTAGATCAATATGAAATGAAAAGCAGTGATCGGATTGTAGATTTTGGTTGTGGAAAAGGACGATTAAATTTTTATATTCATCATACGTGTGGTGCTTCAGCAGTTGGAATTGAAATGAATGAAACGTTTTATAAAGAAGCGATAGAAAATCGTGAACGTTACGCGAGAAAGGTGAGAAATAGTAAAGATAAAATTCAATTTCATTGTTGCTTAGCGCAAGAGTACGAGATTGCCCCACGTGATAATCGATTTTACTTCTTTAATCCATTTTCTGTGCAAGTGTTTATGAACGTAATCAATAACATATTGCTGTCGATAGAGGAAGTAGAGAGGGAGATAGAGATTATTTTATATTATCCATCGGAGGATTATATCTTTTTCCTAGAGAATCAGACGGCATTTGAGTTAAAAAAAGAAGTTCGTTTACCAGGAGTATATGAGAAGAATGGAAATGAGAGGTTTTTAATTTATAGATTGGGAGTAATGGGAAGATAAAAAATGGCTGTACTATCTAATTGATAGTACAGCCATTTTTGTAAATCATATTCATTAATAAAATGTATTACTAGCGTCTGTTTTATTAGTTACGGATTAAGTAATCAAATGCACCTAAAGCTGCATTCGCACCTGATCCCATAGAAATGATGATTTGTTTGTACGGATTATTTGTACAGTCACCTGCAGCAAACACTCCTGGTACGTTTGTAGCGCCATGCTTGTCTATAACGATCTCACCACGATTACGTTCAACAGTGTCGCCTAACCAATCTGTGTTTGGTACAAGACCGATTTGAACAAA
Coding sequences within it:
- a CDS encoding methyltransferase; protein product: MNEQYYDAILNIKTVGEQKGFNKSLHYHRYEPTPYSGLEILLDQYEMKSSDRIVDFGCGKGRLNFYIHHTCGASAVGIEMNETFYKEAIENRERYARKVRNSKDKIQFHCCLAQEYEIAPRDNRFYFFNPFSVQVFMNVINNILLSIEEVEREIEIILYYPSEDYIFFLENQTAFELKKEVRLPGVYEKNGNERFLIYRLGVMGR